In the Chlamydiales bacterium STE3 genome, one interval contains:
- a CDS encoding Uncharacterized protein (Product derived from UniProtKB/Trembl:F8KZ39), with translation MNRNRNPHKEFEKTFSKNHAGYVLITCENPSDDGNMHVEMTYGGSPALVNILIHGAQVHLEEQPNEDIEEETIPNISLVKP, from the coding sequence ATGAATAGAAACCGCAATCCCCATAAAGAGTTTGAAAAAACATTTTCTAAAAATCATGCTGGCTATGTGTTGATTACCTGTGAAAATCCGAGCGACGATGGCAATATGCATGTAGAAATGACCTATGGTGGAAGCCCGGCTTTGGTCAACATCCTCATTCATGGTGCACAAGTCCACCTAGAAGAACAACCTAACGAAGATATCGAAGAAGAAACGATTCCAAATATTAGCCTTGTAAAACCTTAA
- a CDS encoding Uncharacterized protein (Product derived from UniProtKB/Trembl:F8KZ38), which translates to MRNWLKQSYFTITMKKFSAHLDWIDKEFENTLQLLDSWVAINSWSENLAGLNLMAEKLKDSFAKICDQTEEIVLPEWRKINAQGALTITPLGKAISFVRRPQSKRKIFFCGHMDTVFSPQSNFQTPYRIDQEKCVGPGIADMKGGLAILLLALRAFEKSPLADEIGWEVFINPDEEIGSVGSKEIIAKKAPLYEFGLLFEPAFPDGAIVGQRKGSANYTVLVKGRSAHVGRDFHLGKSAIAALARFIVNTETFQALMPGLIMNIGQLQGGGPLNIVPNLASCKINARFNESEDLYKIDQKLQAFAALENQLSGMKIEIHREATRFPKNVDKKTEILYQQFKECAALLNQELIMRPTGGVCDGNTLASAGLANLDTLGAVGGDIHTEGEYILVDSIRQRAKLLALFLLNYAEKKV; encoded by the coding sequence ATGAGAAATTGGTTAAAACAATCATATTTCACCATTACGATGAAAAAATTTTCAGCACATCTAGATTGGATAGATAAAGAATTTGAAAATACTCTGCAACTTTTAGATTCATGGGTCGCCATTAATTCATGGTCAGAAAATCTGGCGGGATTAAATTTAATGGCAGAAAAACTAAAAGATTCATTTGCAAAAATTTGTGATCAAACAGAAGAAATTGTGTTGCCTGAATGGCGCAAAATTAATGCACAAGGCGCTTTGACAATCACCCCCCTTGGTAAAGCTATTTCTTTTGTCAGAAGACCACAGTCCAAAAGAAAAATCTTTTTTTGCGGCCATATGGACACAGTGTTTTCTCCCCAAAGTAATTTTCAAACTCCTTATCGTATTGATCAGGAAAAATGCGTTGGACCAGGAATTGCAGACATGAAAGGGGGCCTTGCCATTCTTCTTTTGGCCCTTCGAGCTTTTGAAAAAAGTCCTTTAGCAGATGAAATTGGATGGGAGGTTTTTATCAACCCAGATGAGGAGATTGGTTCGGTTGGCTCTAAGGAAATAATCGCTAAAAAAGCACCTTTGTATGAGTTCGGGTTGCTGTTTGAGCCCGCCTTTCCCGATGGGGCTATCGTCGGCCAAAGAAAAGGTTCTGCCAATTACACAGTATTAGTTAAAGGTAGATCGGCTCATGTGGGAAGAGATTTTCATCTTGGGAAAAGTGCAATTGCTGCCTTGGCACGATTTATCGTTAATACTGAAACCTTTCAAGCACTCATGCCTGGTTTAATTATGAATATTGGGCAGCTTCAAGGAGGCGGACCTTTAAACATTGTCCCCAATCTTGCCTCCTGCAAGATCAATGCCCGGTTTAATGAGAGTGAAGATCTTTATAAGATTGATCAAAAATTACAGGCATTTGCAGCGCTAGAAAATCAATTATCGGGGATGAAGATTGAAATTCATCGCGAAGCCACTCGTTTTCCTAAAAATGTGGATAAAAAAACCGAGATCCTCTATCAACAATTCAAGGAGTGTGCAGCCCTATTGAACCAAGAACTTATCATGCGCCCAACCGGTGGGGTTTGTGATGGCAATACATTAGCTAGTGCAGGGCTTGCTAATTTGGACACCCTGGGAGCCGTTGGAGGAGATATTCATACAGAGGGCGAATACATTCTTGTGGATAGTATTCGTCAACGCGCCAAGCTTTTAGCTTTATTTCTTTTGAACTATGCTGAAAAAAAGGTTTGA
- a CDS encoding Uncharacterized protein (Product derived from UniProtKB/Trembl:F8KZ37), which produces MSLVSEEFLSDSRLSPHIAKLVDLLVEHQNKIQGIRKPSAGRKLRYDELIRAFSLSRGANLYYPYLGSGIGKGSLVELLDGSVKYDMISGIGVHYFGHSHPELASIAISAALSDIIMQGNLQQNADTLELSELLINASGLPHCFLTSSGVMANENALKIAFQKNFPANRILAFDHCFAGRSLTFSQVTDKPAFRHHLPINIPVDYIPYFDAARPEESTKNAIEALKKAIIRYPKSHALMIFELIQGEGGFYPGTTAFFKALMEILKEQHIAIFADEIQTFGRTSELFAYQHFDLEEFVDISAIGKLSLCCATFFTEEYQPKPALLSQTFTSSTVCIRAGKWIVQKLLEGHFYGEQGRVMEIQNRFHTHLKKLNDDYPQLAKGPYGLGGMIAFTPFDGDPEKIVVFVQKLFEEGVITFVAGSFPTRVRMLVPVGVITDEEIDEVMAIVKKVLIASMPCS; this is translated from the coding sequence ATGTCATTAGTCAGCGAAGAGTTTCTTTCAGACTCCAGGCTTTCGCCCCACATTGCTAAGCTCGTTGATCTACTTGTTGAGCATCAAAATAAAATTCAGGGGATTCGAAAACCAAGCGCTGGAAGGAAACTGCGTTATGATGAGCTCATTCGAGCTTTTTCTCTTAGTCGCGGCGCTAATCTCTATTACCCCTATTTAGGAAGTGGGATAGGCAAAGGATCTCTTGTTGAATTGCTAGATGGCAGCGTTAAGTATGATATGATCTCAGGCATTGGTGTTCATTATTTCGGCCATAGCCATCCTGAGCTAGCTTCAATCGCCATTTCCGCAGCGTTAAGCGACATTATCATGCAAGGCAATTTACAACAAAATGCCGACACCCTAGAACTCTCAGAACTTTTAATTAATGCATCGGGGCTACCTCATTGCTTCCTCACTTCTTCTGGTGTAATGGCTAATGAAAATGCCCTTAAAATCGCCTTTCAAAAAAATTTCCCTGCCAATCGTATATTAGCATTTGATCATTGCTTCGCAGGAAGATCGCTTACCTTTTCGCAAGTAACAGATAAACCGGCTTTTCGTCACCATCTGCCCATCAATATTCCAGTAGATTATATCCCCTATTTTGATGCTGCAAGGCCTGAGGAGAGCACAAAAAATGCCATCGAAGCGTTAAAGAAGGCAATCATTCGCTATCCTAAATCCCACGCCTTGATGATTTTTGAGTTGATTCAAGGTGAGGGAGGCTTTTACCCTGGAACGACAGCCTTTTTTAAAGCTTTAATGGAAATTTTAAAAGAGCAACATATTGCTATCTTTGCCGATGAAATCCAAACCTTTGGCCGCACCTCAGAATTATTTGCCTATCAGCACTTTGATCTAGAAGAATTTGTCGATATTTCCGCTATTGGCAAGCTATCTCTTTGCTGCGCTACTTTTTTCACAGAAGAATACCAGCCTAAACCAGCATTGTTAAGCCAAACATTTACAAGTAGTACAGTATGCATAAGGGCTGGAAAATGGATTGTACAGAAGCTGCTTGAGGGACACTTTTATGGCGAGCAAGGCCGTGTGATGGAAATTCAAAATCGTTTTCACACCCATTTAAAAAAGCTAAATGATGATTATCCTCAACTCGCCAAAGGCCCCTATGGTTTAGGAGGAATGATCGCCTTTACTCCTTTTGATGGTGACCCGGAAAAAATTGTCGTCTTTGTTCAAAAACTTTTCGAAGAGGGTGTCATTACTTTCGTCGCAGGCAGTTTTCCTACACGAGTACGCATGCTAGTTCCTGTAGGAGTGATTACCGATGAGGAAATTGATGAAGTGATGGCCATCGTTAAAAAAGTTTTAATTGCATCAATGCCATGTTCGTAA
- a CDS encoding Arginine N-succinyltransferase (Product derived from UniProtKB/Swiss-Prot:A1JS43;Gene name derived from UniProtKB/Swiss-Prot:A1JS43;EC number derived from UniProtKB/Swiss-Prot:A1JS43) codes for MFVIRPISKNDLIEFVNLAFKANIGLTSLPKNEERLEKLLHKAIYSFNKKVNSPGYEVYLFVLENTISKKIGGITGIYAKTGENSSLHYYQLKTLPLIKQFHEAPAQITILEPVTYTSGATELCSLYLDSEFRNAGLGKLLSLCRFLFIANFPERFDTTLYALMRSYIDEEEDNPFWNNIGRHFLDISFKTLIARKDAGQDVFPEVLAHYPIIVSLLSPAAKEAIGQVHQNTQPALHMLQNQGFAFNGEIDSIDGGPKIEALRDEIPLIRDSKLAVLSSIHNHIENSPTFIVSNTTINFRCCLAQINMVNKKAVLDKKTANLLNVKIGEHIRFSPLNL; via the coding sequence ATGTTCGTAATTCGCCCCATCAGCAAAAACGATCTAATAGAGTTTGTTAATCTCGCTTTCAAGGCAAACATCGGATTAACAAGCCTTCCCAAAAATGAAGAACGACTAGAGAAATTACTCCATAAAGCAATCTATTCCTTTAACAAAAAAGTCAACTCTCCAGGTTATGAAGTCTACCTATTTGTGCTCGAGAATACGATCAGCAAGAAGATCGGTGGAATAACGGGTATTTATGCCAAAACTGGAGAGAACTCCTCTCTTCATTATTATCAACTTAAAACCCTTCCCTTGATAAAGCAGTTTCACGAAGCACCAGCCCAAATCACTATTTTAGAACCCGTTACATACACTTCGGGAGCTACAGAACTTTGTAGCCTCTATTTAGATTCTGAATTTAGGAATGCAGGCCTGGGCAAACTTCTTTCATTGTGTCGTTTTTTATTTATAGCAAATTTTCCTGAACGCTTTGATACTACACTTTACGCCCTCATGAGAAGCTATATTGATGAGGAAGAAGATAACCCCTTTTGGAACAACATTGGGCGCCACTTTCTCGACATTTCTTTTAAAACACTCATCGCAAGAAAAGATGCAGGGCAGGACGTCTTTCCAGAGGTGCTAGCACACTACCCCATCATTGTCTCTTTGCTTTCGCCGGCTGCAAAAGAAGCGATCGGCCAAGTGCATCAAAACACACAACCTGCATTACATATGCTCCAAAACCAAGGATTTGCATTTAATGGAGAAATTGATTCAATTGACGGTGGGCCTAAAATTGAAGCCTTAAGGGATGAAATTCCTTTAATTCGCGATTCCAAATTAGCCGTTTTATCAAGTATTCACAACCACATTGAAAATAGCCCTACATTTATTGTTAGCAACACCACGATCAATTTCCGATGCTGCCTTGCTCAAATAAATATGGTGAACAAAAAGGCTGTTCTCGATAAAAAAACTGCAAATCTATTAAATGTAAAAATTGGAGAACACATACGGTTTTCTCCCCTAAATCTCTAA
- a CDS encoding N-succinylglutamate 5-semialdehyde dehydrogenase (Product derived from UniProtKB/Swiss-Prot:Q141D3;Gene name derived from UniProtKB/Swiss-Prot:Q141D3;EC number derived from UniProtKB/Swiss-Prot:Q141D3): protein MISQQDSLRSFDTATGHLLYECTVTEPDTLQALILKGKKASIEWANFGLEKRIDYLQVFAKLLKEKQDQFAHWISQENGKLLSDARGEVTAMVAKVEISIEAYRDRCKILSYPLGHIQSVTRFKPQGLLAVFGPFNFPGHLPNGHIVPALLAGNAVIFKPSELTPFTGAKLVELYHAAGFPESVIQVVQGGAAVGQALAASDDIDGVLFTGSASAGFSLQEALLKKPGKILALEMGGNNALVISETANIDATVRHTLQSAYLSSGQRCTCARRLIVIKNNCSQQFLKTLQKRINEITVGLYTDTPEPFMGPVINQKAVERLLSAQSQLEKEGAEVLVRMKQPNEKHPIVSPAFLDVTECRNRADEEIFGPFLQLIRVENFEEAIHEANQTRFGLIAGLMSDHIEEYQLFWKRIKAGLINWNTPLTGASSKAPFGGVKSSGNYRPSAYFAADYCSYPVASMEAPALPPKKEDNHT from the coding sequence ATGATTAGTCAACAAGATAGTCTTCGGTCATTTGATACAGCAACTGGTCATCTGCTCTATGAATGTACAGTCACAGAACCTGACACATTACAGGCCCTTATCTTAAAAGGGAAAAAAGCCTCTATCGAATGGGCAAATTTTGGTTTAGAGAAAAGAATCGATTACTTGCAAGTTTTTGCCAAATTATTAAAAGAGAAACAGGACCAATTCGCTCACTGGATTTCTCAGGAGAATGGCAAACTTCTTTCCGATGCACGAGGAGAAGTTACTGCAATGGTTGCTAAAGTAGAAATTTCGATCGAAGCTTATCGTGATCGCTGTAAAATTCTCTCCTATCCTCTTGGACACATTCAATCCGTCACTCGCTTTAAACCTCAAGGTCTTTTAGCGGTTTTTGGCCCTTTCAATTTTCCCGGCCACCTGCCAAATGGTCATATTGTGCCTGCGCTACTAGCAGGAAACGCAGTCATTTTTAAACCCAGCGAGTTAACCCCCTTCACGGGCGCCAAACTTGTAGAGCTTTATCACGCTGCAGGTTTTCCAGAAAGTGTGATTCAAGTGGTACAAGGTGGAGCCGCCGTTGGACAAGCCCTCGCAGCAAGTGATGATATTGATGGCGTTTTGTTTACAGGAAGTGCTAGTGCTGGTTTTTCCTTACAAGAAGCTTTATTAAAAAAGCCTGGGAAAATTCTCGCTCTTGAAATGGGCGGAAATAATGCACTTGTCATTAGTGAAACGGCAAATATAGATGCCACCGTTAGACACACACTACAATCCGCCTATCTCTCCAGCGGGCAGCGCTGCACCTGTGCAAGAAGGCTAATCGTGATCAAAAATAACTGTTCGCAACAGTTTCTCAAAACCCTACAAAAACGCATCAACGAGATCACTGTTGGACTCTATACAGATACCCCAGAGCCTTTTATGGGTCCTGTAATTAATCAAAAAGCTGTGGAACGGCTTCTATCGGCACAGAGCCAACTAGAAAAAGAAGGAGCAGAGGTTCTTGTAAGGATGAAGCAACCCAATGAAAAACATCCTATTGTAAGCCCTGCTTTCTTAGATGTCACTGAATGCCGTAATCGAGCAGATGAGGAAATTTTTGGTCCCTTTCTTCAGCTTATTCGCGTGGAGAATTTTGAAGAAGCCATTCACGAAGCCAATCAAACCCGCTTCGGACTCATCGCAGGCTTAATGAGTGATCACATCGAAGAGTATCAGCTTTTTTGGAAACGTATTAAGGCAGGGTTGATTAATTGGAATACTCCTCTTACTGGTGCGAGCAGTAAAGCTCCTTTCGGAGGAGTAAAATCAAGCGGAAACTATCGCCCAAGTGCTTATTTTGCAGCAGATTATTGCTCCTATCCTGTCG